TTGTCCGGCGATGGCTTTACTTTGCTCGTAGTAGTTGATGATGTTATTGGTTTTATTAAAACGCAACAACCGGTCTTCAGCCTGCTGCAGCTTTTTGTCAGCCGAATCCACTTCGCGGGCAAAATATTTCACCACGCGATCGGTTTCATTTACCCGCAGCGATTTATAATCATCCATAAAGACCTGAGAGATAATTTTCAGTGTTTGCTCACAGATTCCCGGGTCGTCGCTGGTATAAGTCAGTTTTACCAGGTCACTATTGTTGATCCGGTAAATTTGTATCCGGCTGATGGAGTTGATACTGTAATGTTTGTTGGAGCCATAATGCAGCAATCCATAAATAAAGTTGGTATCGTTGGCAGCATAGTAGTTTCTTAGGTTAGCCACCGTTTTCTCATAATCAGACTTTTTAACTCCGGGCGGAATGATCGGGTCTTTAACAAAAACGCCGGCCGGATTGTTATAACTTTCTGCTGCACTTTTCGTGCTTGGTGTAGCCGATGTTGTTGTTTGTGCTGTTGTTGCCGGAGTGGTCTGCTCGTCTGTATAATCCGGCGAGACCTGTTTTACTGCCACATCGTATCCCGATCCGGTTGTTCTTCCACCGCTGATCAATAATTTTTGTCCTACTGTCAACGGACGGTTTCCCAGATGGTTCAACTCACGGAGCTTGCTGATATTGATTCCGTATTTTTTGGCAATAATATAAAGGTTTTCGCCCGGTTTAACAATGTGATATTGTGGTGTTCCGGAAGCCGGAAGCTTTTTAATGATCAGCGTTTGTCCGGCACTGATATTGTTATCGGTAAGTCCGTTCAGCTGCATTAGTTCACCCACAGAAACACCGTAACGGCTGGCAATGGAAGCCAGACTTTCTCCGGGAAGTACGGTGTGGGTAATGAAATTACTGTAGTCGGTATCTGCCGTACTGTTTTTCTCTACACCTAAGTCAGATGAAGCATGTTGCACGGTATTTACCTGTTTTGCCGGGGTCAGTTTGGAAAGTTCACGGATTGCCTGATTTCTTTTTTTCCTGATCTTCTTTTCCAGCGATTGAATTTCTTTTTCCAAAGCGTGGATCTGGGCTTCTTTTTTACGTTGAACGCCGTTTTTGCCGTTTTTCACCACCAGGTCTTTGATCCGCTGGGGGACCATTTGTTGTAGTTTCTCGAAATTATCTTTGGAAATATATTGCGGGTTGTAGTGGTCCAGCGAAAGATCCTGGGCGAGAAGCCGGATGGAAGTTTCCACCACGGTCTGCCGCGATTTCAGCAGGTTGATCATGTTATCAAATTGGGCGCTGGTACTGAAAAAATCGGTAGAACGTTGAACGGTTGACTCAATAGAGTATCCGGTGGTAATTCCGGTATAGATAATGGCTTCGGATTGATAAACTTTTTCCTGATTTCGCGCAAAATAATACACCACAATCGACAGGAGCAGAGGAACTCCTATCAACAGTACAATGTTTCTTTTAAAAAGTCGTATAAAGTATAATAAATCCATTAATTTTCAAGTTATTATCGCAATATATTTATCAGGTTGAACTTCATCCCCGTGGTTACTTCCAGCAACTGGTATTCCTTATTAAATTCGGCAATGGCCTGTTGGTAATTGATAGCGCCCCGCGTTTGAATTTCTTTCAGCCGGGTATATTCGGCCGTGGAAATCTCACCATTCATAAATTCATTTTGGGCCATACGCATCTGCATCATGGTGAAGTTCTGATATTCATTATATATTCTGATATAATTTTGATATTGTACCAAGTTGTTATAATGGTCGATCACTTCTTTTGCCAGAAAACGCCGGTTAATTTCTCGCTGTGTCAGCGCAATTTCGATCCATTTTTTCTGTTTGTTGATACGGTTTCGCCGGTCAAAAATAGAAGCCAGCGGGAACCGGATATAAAAACCTACTGCATAATTGTCACGGATAGACTCCGAGCGATAATAACGGTCGCGTTTTGTAATCTCGTCACGATCCCAGAAATTCCATTTTCCCAAATTCAAGTCAAGATTTAAGCTGAGATGCTCAAGCCAGGCTCTTTGCGCAGACAGTTGTTCGTAGTAGTAATACTGGGCCTTTAATTCCTGGTAATGCATGTCCGGAGAGTTGTAAGCTGCAGAGTCGATTAATACGCTCAACGGAGGAAGCCGTTTTACGATATTGTCGGTAAGCGGATTGAAATAACGCGAACTATCCACTTTTTGTTGTTGTCCGAATGCCGGAACAGTGAGCAGGAAAAATAAAACAAGACAACCCGTTATTCGGGTTGCGTCAATCCATTTGTTCTGTTTTTTTATTTCCTTTTTCACGGTCTTTACGGTTTAATTGGTGAAAAATACATTTTTACCTGTTTTCTTTCGATTTTCCGGTTCATGAGTTATTAAAAAAGTTTTGAACAGTTATTTACACGGTTTCTTTTTGAAATAAAGCTGGTATTGTTCTTAAAATCAATTTGATATCTCCCCAGAACGAATAATTGTAGGCGTATTGGTTGTCCAAAGCCTTTCGTTCTTCCTCTGACATCACGCCTCCTTTTCCTCTCAATTCTACCTGCCACAGCCCGGTAATTCCTGCCGGAGCAAGAAAACGGGCACTCCAGTCATCCGAAGTTAATTGCTCTGCTTCGTAAAGGGGTAGGGGGCGATTTCCTACAATTGACATGTCGCCTTTCAGCACATTAATGAGCTGGGGCAGTTCGTCAATGCTGGTGTTACGTATAATTTTTCCCACTTTGGTAATCCGCGGGTCATTTTCAATTTTAACGAAAGTAGCTCCTTTTTCTTTTTTCTTGAGTTCACGGTACCAGTATTCGCAAATCTTTTTTCCTTCGATATACAATACCGGAGAGCAATATTCCCCTTCTGGCAGTTTGGCACAGCGCGGGCAAGGCGGAAAATCCTGACTTTCTTCATCGTTTCCTTTTTCTTTGGCATACTGGTTCAGATGTTCCAGCTCTTTTAGCTTGGCATCGGCTCCGGTGTACATGGAACGGAATTTTAAAAAGTCAAAAATCCGATAGCCGGTACCTACCCGTTTCGATTTATAAATTACCGGACCTTTCGATTCCAGTTTGATGGCAATAGCCACCAGGATCATCAGCGGAGAAAGAATAAGCAGGGCGGTGGCTGAAACGATAATGTCGAAAAGCCGTTTGACAAAAGGAATCTTATATTCTTTTCGCACATCGAGTTCGGCGGGAGCGGTTTCGCGAAGTTCGCTTAGATAATATTGCAAAAAACGAATGCGTGTGAAAAGTTGTTCTGCCGGGGGCATGGAGAGATACAGATCGTCAATTACAGCTTTTTCTTTGAGCATTTTTTGACGGTAATTGGCATCTTCGCCAAAAGCAAACAGGATGAAAGGGGTTTTGGATAGTCCTAATTCGGCTTTGATGTGTTTAGCCAGTTCGCTTCCTTCAATGCCGGGAAGTTTATGATCGGACAGAATGGCATCGATGTCTTTGTTTTTCCGCAGGTAATCAATTCCCCGAAGGCCGTTTTCCATCACAACGAGCTCTGCTTCGGCGCTTTGTTTTTTCAAAGCGTCAATCACTTCCGCCCGGTTACCCATGTAGAGCAGTTTCAGTTTTTTCTTCGTCTCTGCACCCATGAAACTATTTGCTTATTCTGTTGAGAATATTCTCAATACGAATGGAAAGTTCTTCCGGATTAAATGGTTTGACAATAAAATCATCGGCTCCCATTTTAAGCAGTTTAATTCTTTCCTGGCTGCTTTCGATACCGGAAAGTACGATAATGGGAATATGCTTGAAAAAACCGCTGGCTCTGATTTGTTTCAGAAATTCCTGTCCGTCGAGATTGGGCATTTGTATGTCGGCAACAATTAAATCAGGAATATTTCCTTCCTCAAGATATTTTATTCCCTCCTGTCCGTCGATTTTAGTAACCACATCGTATTTTTTGCTTAGAAAGTTTTCGAGCAGCATACGAATAGACAGTTCATCATCGATGATTAATATTTTTTTCTTCATAACGAATACGGTGTTAATTTGACTGACAAATTGATACCCATTTTAAAGCAAATGTAAAGAAAATCTCTATATAACAAGCGTTTCATGCCAAACTTATTTACATTAAAAAGTTAATAACCTGTGTCGGGGGGCGGGGGTGTTCCCGAGCGACTTTTTTTCTTCAGGAAAAAGACGGCCGGAATGGCTGCAATAGCCAGAAAACCAGAGAGTAAAAAGGTTTCTTTTAAGCCGGCAGCATCGCCAATATACCCCACAGCCAATACGGAAACAGCACTGCTGATGAAATTAATGGTAGTGAAACTTCCGTTCATGAATGCCGGTTGGTTCGATCCCTGTTCCTGCACAAGAGCCAGCAAAACCGGTGTGGATGCTGCCAGAACGAAACCGAGAAACAACAGCGAGACCATTTGAAGGGCAGGACCTGACCATAAAAAAGTGAACATGAATATCGGCGATAAAATGGCAAGGATAAGCAGCATGGTAAACCGGCCAATGATGTCGGAAAGTCTTCCTGACAGGAAAGTGCCGGCCACCGCTGTAGCTTGCATTACCGAAAGCGAGAAAGCGCTAAAAAGCAGACTGTTTCCTTGTGTTCCTACCATGTAAGTCGGCAAAAACACAGACAGTCCTGCGCGCATCACCGAACGGAAAAGCATGTAAATGGTTAAAGCCACAAAAAAGCCGGAATACTGCTTTAAAGTTTTTTTCCATTGTAGCGATGAAGTCTGGTTGGTTTTGTCCACCGATTCATACGGAATTTTTTCGAGCAAAAAAGAGAGAATAACGGAGGCCACAACTGCCGGAATGGCCAGTCGCCAGGTTCCTTCGAGTCCCCACCACGAAACGGCACTTACCACGAGTAGGGGGCCCAGCATCCGGGCACTTTCGCCGCCAAGCATGTAATAGCTCATGCCTTTGCCGGTTCGTTTTCCTGAGAAATCTTTAATAATCACCGGAGCCGGAACATGAAAAATGGCCGAACTAACCCCGATGGTAAACAATAGAATGGCTAAAACGAACAAGTTGGGGGCTGTTCCCAGTAAGCTTCCGCTGATGGCGGTAACAAGCGGCGCCAGAATGATGATCGGCCGCCACGGAATTTTGTGGGCAAAAGTTCCCAGTACGGCACTAAAAAGGGATGGAATTCTTTGTAACAGACTCAGCCAGCTGGCATCAGACAAGTCGATTCCGTATTTTTTGATGAGCAGGGGCAGGAGTGGCGATAAAAAAGAAGAATAAACATCGTGCAGGAAGTGTGCCGATGAAACGGTAAATACTTTTTTCCGGTTGAAATTTTCGTTTTTCAAGGGGGCAAATTTAGTGGTTTTTCCGGAAAAAGTTTTCCTTTTTGTTTTTGCCGTATTTTGTTTATTCCGAATAACGCGGGTTAATGAAAATCGGTTGGGATGAGCGGGAATTTGCTGAGATCGAAAGGTTTGCTTAGATAATCGTCCATTCCTGCTGCCAGACAGTTTTCCTTGTCTTCCTTTTGTGAGTTGGCCGTTAAGGCGATGATTTTTACCCGTTTACGCCGGTTTTCTTTAGCTTCGACACGCCTGATTTGCCGGGTGGCTTCCAGTCCGTCCATTACCGGCATCTGAATATCCATAAAGATCAGATCGTAGTGCGATTGCCGGAATTTTTCAACGGCAATTTGTCCATTGTCGGCGACGTCAACCCGGAATCCTTGTCGGGAAAGAATTTTTTGGGTGAGTTTTTGGTTGATGGGATTATCTTCTACCAACAAAATATTGGGCGTGTCGGATGGCGTGAATGATTTGGGCATTACCGGGTGCCCGGGAGCCATTTTTATGGTGAAAGAGAAAGTACTTCCTTTTCCCGGCTGACTTTCAAGAAACATTTTGCCGCCGAGCAGATGACAAAGCCGCCGGGCAAGCGCCAATCCAAGTCCGGTACCCGGATTTTCGCGGGTCAGAGACATATCGCCCATGTTAAATTTTTCCCATATTTTGGATTGATCTTCTGTTTTGATGCCGATTCCTGTGTCCTGAATGGAAAACAGGATTTCGTGTTTCCCATCGGAAAAAGCCTGCGGGGTTACGGTCAGCGTAATTTTTCCGCCGGCAGGTGTGAATTTAAAGGCATTATCAAGCAGTTGGGTCAGGATTTGTTTCATGCGGTTGGCATCGCCTTGTAAAAATTGAGGTAACCGGTTGCTCAGTGAAGATTGAAAGTGAATTTGTTGTTTGACTGCTTTTTTCTTATAAAAGGTAATGACTTCCTGAAGTACATCAATCAGGTGAAAATGGATTTGATCTAATGTCAGCTGACGAGCTGCCAGTTTGTAATAATCCAGTACGTCATTCAGCATCGAGAAAAGGTGTTGTCCTGAGTGATGGATGGTATCGACCAGTTCGCGGCTTTCCGC
The sequence above is drawn from the Candidatus Sulfidibacterium hydrothermale genome and encodes:
- a CDS encoding LysM peptidoglycan-binding domain-containing protein is translated as MDLLYFIRLFKRNIVLLIGVPLLLSIVVYYFARNQEKVYQSEAIIYTGITTGYSIESTVQRSTDFFSTSAQFDNMINLLKSRQTVVETSIRLLAQDLSLDHYNPQYISKDNFEKLQQMVPQRIKDLVVKNGKNGVQRKKEAQIHALEKEIQSLEKKIRKKRNQAIRELSKLTPAKQVNTVQHASSDLGVEKNSTADTDYSNFITHTVLPGESLASIASRYGVSVGELMQLNGLTDNNISAGQTLIIKKLPASGTPQYHIVKPGENLYIIAKKYGINISKLRELNHLGNRPLTVGQKLLISGGRTTGSGYDVAVKQVSPDYTDEQTTPATTAQTTTSATPSTKSAAESYNNPAGVFVKDPIIPPGVKKSDYEKTVANLRNYYAANDTNFIYGLLHYGSNKHYSINSISRIQIYRINNSDLVKLTYTSDDPGICEQTLKIISQVFMDDYKSLRVNETDRVVKYFAREVDSADKKLQQAEDRLLRFNKTNNIINYYEQSKAIAGQKEALDKYYQDQQVRLFGAMASLRALETKMTARDSIYLKSDAIRQKEKELAEVTQDILVNRLAEGYSSTVKHKLTLLEQKQQQLRNEIKLYVDQLYLYGHSTQGVPIQRLLDSWLQNKITYVEARAALVVLAQRKLDFIKTYQKMAPLGAMLTRIQREIKVAEQTYLELLHSLNLAKMKQQNMEMSTNIKVVDPPFFPIQPNPSKTKYIVLAAGVFGFLVVALLIVLLEYFDTSVKSPSRVVEQTEMQLAGAYPLLSSRHQANELSQITTRLVDMMIQNIKLNLEKSEFKPEKPFVVLIFSTQNETGKTLIAQKIVNRMRSMGDRILFLNYKEGEATDDEDYNYTYRYEIKNNFIDVANLQELMGSRYLRKNNTPYDYIFIELPSIIYHTYPIKLLSEIDLAIYIIKSSNRFAKADKTAMDIFKEAYKGKPIVVLNEVELYNLDDLMSDLPKTRKNNLDKLKNLLKYPTKYKIVFKKEA
- a CDS encoding TolC family protein, with translation MKKEIKKQNKWIDATRITGCLVLFFLLTVPAFGQQQKVDSSRYFNPLTDNIVKRLPPLSVLIDSAAYNSPDMHYQELKAQYYYYEQLSAQRAWLEHLSLNLDLNLGKWNFWDRDEITKRDRYYRSESIRDNYAVGFYIRFPLASIFDRRNRINKQKKWIEIALTQREINRRFLAKEVIDHYNNLVQYQNYIRIYNEYQNFTMMQMRMAQNEFMNGEISTAEYTRLKEIQTRGAINYQQAIAEFNKEYQLLEVTTGMKFNLINILR
- a CDS encoding sugar transferase, which translates into the protein MGAETKKKLKLLYMGNRAEVIDALKKQSAEAELVVMENGLRGIDYLRKNKDIDAILSDHKLPGIEGSELAKHIKAELGLSKTPFILFAFGEDANYRQKMLKEKAVIDDLYLSMPPAEQLFTRIRFLQYYLSELRETAPAELDVRKEYKIPFVKRLFDIIVSATALLILSPLMILVAIAIKLESKGPVIYKSKRVGTGYRIFDFLKFRSMYTGADAKLKELEHLNQYAKEKGNDEESQDFPPCPRCAKLPEGEYCSPVLYIEGKKICEYWYRELKKKEKGATFVKIENDPRITKVGKIIRNTSIDELPQLINVLKGDMSIVGNRPLPLYEAEQLTSDDWSARFLAPAGITGLWQVELRGKGGVMSEEERKALDNQYAYNYSFWGDIKLILRTIPALFQKETV
- a CDS encoding response regulator transcription factor — encoded protein: MKKKILIIDDELSIRMLLENFLSKKYDVVTKIDGQEGIKYLEEGNIPDLIVADIQMPNLDGQEFLKQIRASGFFKHIPIIVLSGIESSQERIKLLKMGADDFIVKPFNPEELSIRIENILNRISK
- a CDS encoding MFS transporter; protein product: MKNENFNRKKVFTVSSAHFLHDVYSSFLSPLLPLLIKKYGIDLSDASWLSLLQRIPSLFSAVLGTFAHKIPWRPIIILAPLVTAISGSLLGTAPNLFVLAILLFTIGVSSAIFHVPAPVIIKDFSGKRTGKGMSYYMLGGESARMLGPLLVVSAVSWWGLEGTWRLAIPAVVASVILSFLLEKIPYESVDKTNQTSSLQWKKTLKQYSGFFVALTIYMLFRSVMRAGLSVFLPTYMVGTQGNSLLFSAFSLSVMQATAVAGTFLSGRLSDIIGRFTMLLILAILSPIFMFTFLWSGPALQMVSLLFLGFVLAASTPVLLALVQEQGSNQPAFMNGSFTTINFISSAVSVLAVGYIGDAAGLKETFLLSGFLAIAAIPAVFFLKKKSRSGTPPPPDTGY
- a CDS encoding response regulator; amino-acid sequence: MVLKSEHGKEQVLNKDTAKENLPNEEQLIEQRRKTLKQLKNNMKTLDEEIRKTEQLRASFLSNVSHEIKTPLNSILSATNLLQQKALDAESRELVDTIHHSGQHLFSMLNDVLDYYKLAARQLTLDQIHFHLIDVLQEVITFYKKKAVKQQIHFQSSLSNRLPQFLQGDANRMKQILTQLLDNAFKFTPAGGKITLTVTPQAFSDGKHEILFSIQDTGIGIKTEDQSKIWEKFNMGDMSLTRENPGTGLGLALARRLCHLLGGKMFLESQPGKGSTFSFTIKMAPGHPVMPKSFTPSDTPNILLVEDNPINQKLTQKILSRQGFRVDVADNGQIAVEKFRQSHYDLIFMDIQMPVMDGLEATRQIRRVEAKENRRKRVKIIALTANSQKEDKENCLAAGMDDYLSKPFDLSKFPLIPTDFH